The following coding sequences are from one Eucalyptus grandis isolate ANBG69807.140 chromosome 11, ASM1654582v1, whole genome shotgun sequence window:
- the LOC120289985 gene encoding CLAVATA3/ESR (CLE)-related protein TDIF-like: protein MDIDLLWAIGGWFLFFDCMAASSSSSTSSPLSESDTKLNHLFIGFFLVLSLLSFGFLVLMTQPMDHAEKPSLVPSSSSLIITRRLLLSSSDHSMESSSSSSSSSTVSFHPKKANNRKAPSRQFAAGAHEVPSGPNPISNR, encoded by the coding sequence ATGGATATTGATCTCTTGTGGGCTATTGGGGGGTGGTTTCTATTCTTTGATTGCAtggcagcttcttcttcttcttcaacatcatCACCGCTCTCAGAAAGCGACACAAAGCTCAACCATCTCTTCATCGGCTTCTTCCTCGTCCTCTCCCTTCTCAGCTTCGGGTTCCTTGTATTGATGACCCAACCAATGGACCATGCCGAAAAGCCGTCACTTGTGCCCTCCTCCTCGTCATTAATCATCACTCGAAGGCTTCTCCTCTCATCATCGGATCACTCCATGGagtcatcatcttcatcgtcATCTTCATCTACTGTGAGCTTCCACCCTAAGAAGGCCAATAACCGCAAGGCTCCTTCACGACAATTTGCAGCCGGAGCTCACGAGGTCCCGAGCGGTCCGAACCCAATATCAAACCGATGA
- the LOC104430260 gene encoding uncharacterized protein LOC104430260 isoform X1 codes for MAVRYRRLWQISRFLPRVFAGYDYRRCTSAFCLSASASVSHSHLWERFDMPIDRSFFDMRRISTLSEVLNDSAREVENSILSFIQSSFNALEGPNHFWLNKVEADNDCLGRVKTFLVLLGQFDANSPSMRYQAVKTLRTMKSIKQRSPHVYVMIFQFGSSAGSSLYQTHLAELMIKEHVNFPVLFTSENFSEITNEPCFFLYKEFKNPVVFLEKDADVEMIEKAIEDFDKLDKEDSEPPVRSKSPLFKQNDIAKEPCLSSIVQNLLIYFPGCVTADEDGSRLFLSDSNHHRIIICDGSGKILDCIGSLPGFEDGDFESAKLFCPASSFYYAAEDCLYIADSENHAIRRADMRHRLVETIYPKDYSKTKVTVWSWIMNMLGLQRQIIADSGALDTQILVYPWHIMQLDADKLLIISRSFEASWILDLASGEIRGIVKGYQKILENGEELISERVALLKQIHYDWLQHQSLADVGEGLLYNDLISSITTLGKHTVLCDPVGHRVLKLDRSSGEVSTFKLSNFGVLGLPYWLALPLERFYTTADGFEGMPADLVQRFSLLPGRVHIKLNVDIPNDTELMERVQEGSIWRQARGAATILRESEEDVGSSEKVGVSQKWFDELDNLAFTVPEPELIVEDNNDASDMRIDDKNVRIDCAVNTSPGSSEVIVYAALYLRLRRNLNVLEDDREIYAGVLSDLLVPKSSGKRGRDLCREILLKSTTDLRELVFVKPLNVRIKFDTLNHPKADNSRDIILTESSIEVSASL; via the exons GTTATGACTACAGGAGATGCACATCAGCTTTCTGTCTATCTGCTTCCGCTTCAGTTAGTCATAGTCATTTGTGGGAAAGATTTGACATGCCGATTGATAGGAGTTTCTTTGACATGCGAAG GATCTCAACACTTTCAGAAGTTCTAAATGATTCTGCACGTGAGGTTGAAAACAGCATTTTATCCTTCATTCAATCCTCATTTAATGCGCTTGAAG GCCCAAATCATTTTTGGTTGAATAAGGTTGAAGCAGATAATGATTGTCTTGGGAGAGTGAAGACATTTTTAGTTCTGCTTGGTCAGTTTGATGCAAATTCTCCATCAATGCGATATCAAGCAGTTAAAACTCTTAGAACAATGAAGTCAATTAAGCAGAG GTCTCCACATGTCTATGTCATGATTTTTCAGTTTGGCAGTTCAGCTGGTTCCTCTCTTTATCAAACGCATCTTGCTGAATTGATGATAAAGGAGCATGTCAACTTTCCAGTATTGTTTACTAGCGAGAACTTCTCTGAG ATAACAAATGagccttgtttttttttatataaagaatttAAGAATCCAGTTGTTTTCCTAGAGAAGGATGCCGATGTTGAGATGATTGAAAAAG CGATTGAGGACTTCGATAAGCTAGACAAAGAGGATTCCGAGCCACCTGTCAGATCCAAAAGCCCACTTTTCAAGCAAAATGATATTGCCAAGGAGCCATGCCTATCTTCTATTGTGCAAAATCtgcttatttattttccag GTTGCGTGACTGCTGATGAGGATGGCAGTCGCTTATTCCTTTCTGACAGCAATCATCATCGAATAATCATATGTGACGGCAGTGGGAAGATTCTGGATTGT ATTGGTTCTTTGCCGGGTTTTGAAGATGGTGATTTCGAATCTGCCAAATTGTTCTGTCCTGCATCTTCCTTCTACTATGCCGCAGAGGATTGCCTGTATATCGCAGATTCAGAG AACCATGCTATTAGGAGAGCAGACATGAGGCACCGGCTTGTCGAGACAATATATCCCAAAGACTATAGCAAAACAAAAGTTACAGTTTGGAGCTGGATCATGAATATGCTGGGTTTGCAAAGGCAGATCATTGCAGACTCTGGAGCTCTTGACACACAGATACTAGTTTATCCTTGGCATATCATGCAACTAGATGCTGATAAATTGTTAATTATAAGCCGCAG CTTTGAAGCATCATGGATCTTAGATTTGGCTTCAGGGGAGATCAGAGGCATTGTCAAAG GATACCAGAAGATATTGGAGAATGGTGAAGAGTTGATTTCAGAGAGAGTAGCACTTTTGAAACAGATCCACTATGATTGGTTGCAGCATCAATCTCTTGCTGATGTAGGAGAAGGGCTCCTTTATAATGATCTTATATCATCTATAACTACCTTGGGAAAGCACACGGTACTATGTGATCCAG tTGGTCACAGGGTTTTGAAACTTGACAGAAGTTCTGGTGAAGTTTCAACTTTTAAGTTATCAAACTTTGGTGTTCTTGGCTTACCTTATTGGTTGGCCTTACCTTTGGAAAGATTTTACACCAC TGCTGACGGATTTGAAGGAATGCCAGCTGATCTTGTTCAACGTTTCAGCTTGTTGCCTG GTAGGGTCCACATTAAACTAAATGTGGACATTCCCAATGATACTGAGCTCATGGAGCGAGTACAAGAAGGCAGCATATGGCGCCAGGCCCGGGGAGCTGCTACCATACTCCGTGAATCAGAGGAGGATGTGGGATCTTCAGAAAAG GTTGGTGTGTCCCAAAAATGGTTCGATGAACTGGACAATCTTGCCTTCACCGTGCCTGAGCCGGAGTTGATAGTGGAAGACAATAATGATGCTTCAGACATGAGAATTGATGATAAGAATGTTCGCATTGATTGTGCTGTCAATACAAGTCCTGGTTCTAGTGAG GTCATAGTTTACGCAGCTCTTTATTTGAGGCTTAGAAGGAACTTAAATGTACTAGAGGACGATCGTGAAATATATGCCGGAGTACTTTCAGATCTTCTGGTGCCGAAGAGCAGTGGAAAAAGGGGTAGGGATCTCTGCCGTGAGATTTTGTTGAAGTCCACCACAGATTTGAGGGAACTCGTATTTGTTAAACCCTTAAATGTTAGAATAAAGTTTGACACACTTAATCACCCGAAAGCAGATAATTCGAGAGACATTATATTGACGGAATCCTCCATCGAGGTTAGTGCATCATTATGA
- the LOC104430260 gene encoding uncharacterized protein LOC104430260 isoform X2, with protein sequence MTTGDAHQLSVYLLPLQLVIVICGKDLTCRLIGVSLTCEAIFRISTLSEVLNDSAREVENSILSFIQSSFNALEGPNHFWLNKVEADNDCLGRVKTFLVLLGQFDANSPSMRYQAVKTLRTMKSIKQRSPHVYVMIFQFGSSAGSSLYQTHLAELMIKEHVNFPVLFTSENFSEITNEPCFFLYKEFKNPVVFLEKDADVEMIEKAIEDFDKLDKEDSEPPVRSKSPLFKQNDIAKEPCLSSIVQNLLIYFPGCVTADEDGSRLFLSDSNHHRIIICDGSGKILDCIGSLPGFEDGDFESAKLFCPASSFYYAAEDCLYIADSENHAIRRADMRHRLVETIYPKDYSKTKVTVWSWIMNMLGLQRQIIADSGALDTQILVYPWHIMQLDADKLLIISRSFEASWILDLASGEIRGIVKGYQKILENGEELISERVALLKQIHYDWLQHQSLADVGEGLLYNDLISSITTLGKHTVLCDPVGHRVLKLDRSSGEVSTFKLSNFGVLGLPYWLALPLERFYTTADGFEGMPADLVQRFSLLPGRVHIKLNVDIPNDTELMERVQEGSIWRQARGAATILRESEEDVGSSEKVGVSQKWFDELDNLAFTVPEPELIVEDNNDASDMRIDDKNVRIDCAVNTSPGSSEVIVYAALYLRLRRNLNVLEDDREIYAGVLSDLLVPKSSGKRGRDLCREILLKSTTDLRELVFVKPLNVRIKFDTLNHPKADNSRDIILTESSIEVSASL encoded by the exons ATGACTACAGGAGATGCACATCAGCTTTCTGTCTATCTGCTTCCGCTTCAGTTAGTCATAGTCATTTGTGGGAAAGATTTGACATGCCGATTGATAGGAGTTTCTTTGACATGCGAAG CCATTTTCAGGATCTCAACACTTTCAGAAGTTCTAAATGATTCTGCACGTGAGGTTGAAAACAGCATTTTATCCTTCATTCAATCCTCATTTAATGCGCTTGAAG GCCCAAATCATTTTTGGTTGAATAAGGTTGAAGCAGATAATGATTGTCTTGGGAGAGTGAAGACATTTTTAGTTCTGCTTGGTCAGTTTGATGCAAATTCTCCATCAATGCGATATCAAGCAGTTAAAACTCTTAGAACAATGAAGTCAATTAAGCAGAG GTCTCCACATGTCTATGTCATGATTTTTCAGTTTGGCAGTTCAGCTGGTTCCTCTCTTTATCAAACGCATCTTGCTGAATTGATGATAAAGGAGCATGTCAACTTTCCAGTATTGTTTACTAGCGAGAACTTCTCTGAG ATAACAAATGagccttgtttttttttatataaagaatttAAGAATCCAGTTGTTTTCCTAGAGAAGGATGCCGATGTTGAGATGATTGAAAAAG CGATTGAGGACTTCGATAAGCTAGACAAAGAGGATTCCGAGCCACCTGTCAGATCCAAAAGCCCACTTTTCAAGCAAAATGATATTGCCAAGGAGCCATGCCTATCTTCTATTGTGCAAAATCtgcttatttattttccag GTTGCGTGACTGCTGATGAGGATGGCAGTCGCTTATTCCTTTCTGACAGCAATCATCATCGAATAATCATATGTGACGGCAGTGGGAAGATTCTGGATTGT ATTGGTTCTTTGCCGGGTTTTGAAGATGGTGATTTCGAATCTGCCAAATTGTTCTGTCCTGCATCTTCCTTCTACTATGCCGCAGAGGATTGCCTGTATATCGCAGATTCAGAG AACCATGCTATTAGGAGAGCAGACATGAGGCACCGGCTTGTCGAGACAATATATCCCAAAGACTATAGCAAAACAAAAGTTACAGTTTGGAGCTGGATCATGAATATGCTGGGTTTGCAAAGGCAGATCATTGCAGACTCTGGAGCTCTTGACACACAGATACTAGTTTATCCTTGGCATATCATGCAACTAGATGCTGATAAATTGTTAATTATAAGCCGCAG CTTTGAAGCATCATGGATCTTAGATTTGGCTTCAGGGGAGATCAGAGGCATTGTCAAAG GATACCAGAAGATATTGGAGAATGGTGAAGAGTTGATTTCAGAGAGAGTAGCACTTTTGAAACAGATCCACTATGATTGGTTGCAGCATCAATCTCTTGCTGATGTAGGAGAAGGGCTCCTTTATAATGATCTTATATCATCTATAACTACCTTGGGAAAGCACACGGTACTATGTGATCCAG tTGGTCACAGGGTTTTGAAACTTGACAGAAGTTCTGGTGAAGTTTCAACTTTTAAGTTATCAAACTTTGGTGTTCTTGGCTTACCTTATTGGTTGGCCTTACCTTTGGAAAGATTTTACACCAC TGCTGACGGATTTGAAGGAATGCCAGCTGATCTTGTTCAACGTTTCAGCTTGTTGCCTG GTAGGGTCCACATTAAACTAAATGTGGACATTCCCAATGATACTGAGCTCATGGAGCGAGTACAAGAAGGCAGCATATGGCGCCAGGCCCGGGGAGCTGCTACCATACTCCGTGAATCAGAGGAGGATGTGGGATCTTCAGAAAAG GTTGGTGTGTCCCAAAAATGGTTCGATGAACTGGACAATCTTGCCTTCACCGTGCCTGAGCCGGAGTTGATAGTGGAAGACAATAATGATGCTTCAGACATGAGAATTGATGATAAGAATGTTCGCATTGATTGTGCTGTCAATACAAGTCCTGGTTCTAGTGAG GTCATAGTTTACGCAGCTCTTTATTTGAGGCTTAGAAGGAACTTAAATGTACTAGAGGACGATCGTGAAATATATGCCGGAGTACTTTCAGATCTTCTGGTGCCGAAGAGCAGTGGAAAAAGGGGTAGGGATCTCTGCCGTGAGATTTTGTTGAAGTCCACCACAGATTTGAGGGAACTCGTATTTGTTAAACCCTTAAATGTTAGAATAAAGTTTGACACACTTAATCACCCGAAAGCAGATAATTCGAGAGACATTATATTGACGGAATCCTCCATCGAGGTTAGTGCATCATTATGA